The following coding sequences are from one Treponema bryantii window:
- a CDS encoding methionine ABC transporter permease: MNPALVKYLSVIGTATWQTLVMVLFSTIFSMIIGIPLGILLCTSDPAAGLRPHKFLNQVLSVIINILRAIPFVILVILLFPFTRIIVHTAIGTKASIVPLTIAAAPFVARVIESSLKEVDPGVIAAARSMGSTDKQVIFKILLPEALPSIVNGITLTIINLIGYSAMAGTVGGGGLGDVAIRYGYQRYRVEYMIGAVVIILVLVEVIQVIGTRISNKMQAMR, translated from the coding sequence ATGAATCCGGCATTGGTAAAATATCTTTCTGTAATTGGAACTGCAACCTGGCAGACTCTCGTAATGGTTCTGTTTTCTACTATATTTAGTATGATTATTGGAATCCCTCTCGGAATTCTTTTGTGCACAAGCGATCCTGCTGCCGGTCTGAGACCTCATAAGTTTTTGAATCAGGTGCTTTCGGTAATAATCAATATCCTTCGTGCAATTCCATTTGTAATTCTCGTAATTCTTTTGTTTCCGTTTACACGTATAATCGTTCATACTGCGATTGGAACAAAAGCTTCTATTGTACCGCTTACAATTGCAGCAGCACCTTTTGTTGCCCGCGTAATTGAATCAAGCCTTAAAGAAGTTGATCCTGGAGTAATTGCTGCTGCTCGTTCTATGGGTTCAACAGATAAGCAGGTTATCTTTAAGATTCTTCTTCCGGAAGCACTTCCTTCTATTGTAAATGGAATTACCCTTACAATCATAAATCTTATTGGTTATTCAGCAATGGCTGGAACTGTTGGTGGCGGCGGACTTGGTGATGTTGCCATCCGTTACGGATACCAGCGTTACCGCGTTGAGTATATGATTGGCGCGGTAGTTATTATTCTTGTGCTGGTTGAAGTGATTCAGGTGATTGGTACCCGCATCAGTAATAAGATGCAGGCAATGCGTTAA
- a CDS encoding methionine ABC transporter ATP-binding protein: MHIELNNLVRVYNSADGLSKVAAVNDISLKIPSNQIFGIIGKSGAGKSSLVRLISMMEKPDSGEVLYDGERVDNLSEKELVMRRRRIGMIFQNFNLFSSRSAGQNIAYPMEICGVPKDEINCRVDELLELVELSDRKDARISTLSGGQKQRIAIARALANKPDILFCDEATSALDPQTTTSILNLIRKIQSQMNLTVVMITHQMEVVRDACSQVAVINEGKLVELGSVNDIFLNPKSPVTKDFISHIGTDRKPSDGSNIVRWSQEGGEYELSFPSEKQGAPVLSNVAKKFDVEFNIRAAGVQHLTDGDIGKMIVDFSGFQVSEALEYLRNQNIIVEKAGV, translated from the coding sequence ATGCATATAGAATTAAACAATCTAGTAAGGGTTTATAACTCGGCAGACGGGCTTTCAAAGGTTGCTGCTGTAAATGACATATCCCTTAAAATTCCTTCTAATCAGATTTTTGGAATTATCGGAAAGAGTGGTGCGGGAAAATCTTCCCTTGTACGTCTTATCAGTATGATGGAAAAGCCGGATTCCGGCGAAGTTTTATATGACGGAGAACGAGTAGACAACCTCAGTGAAAAAGAGCTTGTAATGCGCCGCCGCAGAATTGGTATGATTTTTCAGAACTTCAACCTTTTTTCTTCGCGTTCGGCAGGTCAGAATATAGCATATCCTATGGAAATTTGTGGAGTTCCAAAGGACGAAATTAACTGCCGTGTAGATGAACTTCTTGAACTGGTTGAACTTTCAGACCGTAAGGATGCCCGCATAAGCACTTTGAGCGGTGGACAGAAACAGAGAATTGCTATTGCTCGTGCCCTTGCAAACAAGCCGGATATTCTATTCTGTGATGAAGCAACTTCTGCTCTTGATCCTCAGACAACAACATCAATCTTGAATCTTATCAGAAAAATCCAGAGTCAGATGAATCTTACTGTAGTTATGATTACTCATCAGATGGAAGTAGTACGTGATGCCTGCAGTCAGGTTGCTGTAATCAATGAAGGTAAGCTTGTTGAACTTGGATCTGTAAATGATATTTTCTTAAATCCAAAGAGTCCTGTAACAAAAGACTTTATTTCTCATATTGGTACAGACCGTAAGCCTTCAGACGGCTCTAATATTGTACGCTGGAGTCAGGAAGGCGGTGAATATGAACTGAGCTTCCCAAGTGAAAAGCAGGGTGCTCCTGTTTTGAGCAATGTAGCTAAAAAGTTTGATGTTGAGTTCAATATTCGTGCGGCTGGTGTTCAGCATCTTACAGATGGTGATATTGGTAAGATGATTGTAGATTTTTCAGGATTCCAGGTTTCAGAAGCTCTCGAGTATCTTCGCAATCAGAATATAATAGTAGAAAAGGCAGGTGTGTAA
- a CDS encoding SPOR domain-containing protein: MEQKKTLWIIAAVGVFLLVVLGVPAILHYPSRNPVPAYASISPVEKKTSKDGWTKPSADVTAPTTLPQDVAATKVNELVVLADNATVYAQNTDKPADNGTTIDLNALKNEIVAETQNQAPSQPQNINITVNIPEPKEEVKVTPKSEPKSEPKYVAKAEPVENNVKVVQKAEAKAATKATKTNAQANANTKKSAAAPAPKAEPKKTQYWVQVAAYSNKKGAEGARSILDENKIPSDIFTYRDNKDKLYYRVRVGPYTTKSEAEYWRTRIIKISDIDNANDSYITSTTI, translated from the coding sequence ATGGAACAGAAAAAAACATTATGGATTATTGCCGCAGTCGGCGTATTCTTGCTGGTAGTTTTGGGAGTACCAGCTATTTTACATTATCCTTCAAGAAATCCCGTTCCCGCTTATGCAAGCATTTCTCCAGTAGAAAAGAAAACTTCTAAAGACGGATGGACAAAACCATCTGCTGATGTAACTGCACCAACAACACTTCCTCAGGATGTAGCAGCAACAAAAGTAAACGAGCTGGTTGTTCTTGCTGACAACGCAACTGTTTACGCACAGAATACAGATAAACCTGCTGATAATGGTACAACAATTGATTTGAATGCACTTAAAAATGAAATTGTAGCAGAAACTCAGAATCAGGCTCCAAGTCAGCCACAGAATATTAACATTACAGTAAATATTCCAGAGCCAAAAGAAGAAGTAAAGGTTACTCCAAAGTCAGAACCTAAATCCGAGCCTAAATATGTTGCAAAAGCAGAACCTGTTGAAAATAATGTAAAGGTAGTTCAGAAAGCTGAAGCTAAAGCTGCAACTAAAGCTACAAAAACAAACGCACAGGCTAATGCAAATACAAAGAAATCTGCAGCAGCCCCTGCTCCTAAGGCAGAGCCTAAGAAAACTCAGTACTGGGTACAGGTTGCCGCTTACAGCAATAAAAAAGGTGCAGAAGGAGCCCGCTCAATTCTTGATGAAAACAAGATTCCTTCTGATATCTTTACTTACAGAGACAACAAGGATAAGCTTTACTACCGTGTTCGTGTAGGACCTTACACTACAAAGAGTGAAGCTGAATACTGGCGTACTCGTATTATTAAAATCAGTGATATTGATAATGCGAATGACAGTTATATAACAAGTACAACAATCTAA
- the fusA gene encoding elongation factor G, which yields MAWDISKVRNIGISAHIDSGKTTTSERILFYCNKIHAIHEVRGKDGVGAVMDNMELERERGITIQSAATQVQWKDYTINLIDTPGHVDFTVEVERSLRVLDGAIMILCAVAGVQSQSITVDRQLKRYHVPRVAFVNKCDRQGANPVRVRMQLREKLGLNAYMMELPIGLEDKLEGVVDLVAMKAIYFDGPNGEDLRIAEIPANMTADAEKYREELLDAASMFDDSLMEEIMEKGYDGVAEDKIIAAIRKGTLAEQFVGVFCGSAHVNKGIQPLLDAVVRYLPAPNEVRNVALDLDNNEAEVELESVDNKPCVALGFKLDDGQYGQLTYTRVYQGKIKKGEELYNTRNKKRFKVGRLVRMNSAQMEDINEGCAGDIVALFGVDCASGDTFVSGGVNYSMASMYVPEPVISLSITPKDKQASMQMSKALNRFTKEDPTFRVYTDPESNETIIKGMGELHLEVYVERMKREYNCEVITGKPQVAYRESITTTGDFNYTHKKQTGGSGQYGRVAGFMEPDSEKDYEFVDAIKGGAIPNEYIPSCDKGFQKAMKEGSLIGAPIVGVKITINDGQYHPVDSNDNAFQIAAIGAFREGYMKAKPVILEPIMKVQMTAPTEFQGNLFGLINQRRGVIVDSTDENNTSTVNAEVPLSEMFGFSTILRSSTQGKGEFTMEFLKYGKVPNNVSEELQAKYKEEKAAGKK from the coding sequence ATGGCTTGGGATATTTCAAAAGTAAGAAATATCGGTATCAGTGCCCACATTGACTCTGGAAAGACAACAACTTCAGAACGTATCTTGTTCTACTGTAACAAGATTCACGCAATTCACGAAGTTCGTGGTAAGGACGGTGTTGGTGCTGTAATGGATAACATGGAACTGGAGCGTGAGCGTGGTATCACAATTCAGTCTGCTGCTACTCAGGTTCAGTGGAAAGACTACACAATCAACCTTATCGACACACCGGGTCACGTTGACTTTACTGTAGAAGTTGAACGTTCCCTTCGCGTTTTGGACGGCGCTATCATGATTCTTTGTGCCGTTGCCGGTGTTCAGTCTCAGTCAATCACTGTAGACCGCCAGCTCAAGCGTTACCATGTACCACGTGTTGCATTTGTAAACAAGTGTGACCGTCAGGGTGCTAACCCAGTTCGCGTTCGCATGCAGCTTCGCGAAAAGCTCGGTTTGAACGCATATATGATGGAGCTCCCAATTGGTCTTGAAGACAAACTCGAAGGTGTTGTAGATCTCGTTGCTATGAAGGCTATCTACTTCGACGGACCAAACGGTGAAGACCTCCGCATTGCAGAAATTCCTGCAAACATGACTGCAGATGCAGAAAAATACCGCGAAGAACTCCTCGACGCAGCTTCTATGTTCGATGATTCTTTGATGGAAGAAATCATGGAAAAGGGTTACGATGGAGTTGCAGAAGACAAGATTATCGCTGCTATCCGTAAGGGAACTCTTGCTGAACAGTTCGTAGGTGTATTCTGTGGTTCAGCTCACGTAAACAAAGGTATTCAGCCTCTTCTCGACGCTGTAGTACGCTACCTCCCAGCTCCAAACGAAGTACGCAACGTTGCTCTCGACCTCGATAACAACGAAGCTGAAGTAGAACTTGAATCAGTTGATAACAAACCTTGTGTTGCACTTGGTTTCAAACTTGATGATGGTCAGTACGGTCAGCTTACATATACTCGTGTTTACCAGGGTAAGATTAAGAAGGGTGAAGAACTCTATAACACACGTAACAAGAAGAGATTCAAGGTTGGACGTCTTGTTCGTATGAACTCTGCTCAGATGGAAGATATCAACGAAGGTTGTGCAGGTGATATCGTAGCACTCTTCGGTGTTGACTGTGCATCTGGTGATACATTCGTAAGCGGTGGAGTAAACTACTCTATGGCTTCTATGTACGTTCCAGAGCCTGTAATTTCTTTGTCTATTACTCCAAAAGACAAACAGGCTTCTATGCAGATGTCTAAGGCTCTTAACCGCTTTACTAAGGAAGACCCTACATTCCGCGTATACACAGACCCAGAATCAAATGAAACAATCATTAAGGGTATGGGTGAGCTTCACCTTGAAGTATACGTTGAACGTATGAAGCGCGAATACAACTGTGAAGTTATCACTGGTAAACCACAGGTTGCATACCGCGAATCTATCACTACAACTGGTGACTTCAACTACACACATAAAAAGCAGACTGGTGGTTCTGGACAGTACGGTCGTGTTGCCGGATTCATGGAACCAGATTCTGAGAAAGACTACGAGTTCGTAGACGCAATTAAGGGTGGTGCTATTCCTAACGAATACATCCCTTCTTGTGATAAAGGTTTCCAGAAGGCTATGAAGGAAGGTTCTTTGATTGGAGCTCCTATCGTAGGTGTTAAGATCACAATTAATGATGGTCAGTACCACCCAGTAGACTCTAACGATAACGCATTCCAGATTGCTGCTATTGGTGCTTTCCGCGAAGGTTACATGAAGGCTAAGCCTGTAATCCTCGAACCAATCATGAAGGTACAGATGACTGCACCTACTGAGTTCCAGGGTAACCTCTTCGGTCTTATCAACCAGCGCCGTGGTGTAATCGTTGATTCAACTGATGAAAACAACACTTCTACAGTAAACGCAGAAGTTCCACTTTCAGAAATGTTCGGATTCTCTACTATCCTCCGTTCTTCAACTCAGGGTAAGGGTGAGTTCACAATGGAATTCCTTAAGTATGGTAAGGTTCCAAACAACGTATCTGAAGAACTTCAGGCTAAATACAAGGAAGAAAAAGCAGCTGGTAAGAAATAA